From the Bacillota bacterium genome, one window contains:
- a CDS encoding histidinol-phosphatase, whose product MSCSKLVDSSLAPFVDFHVHSTFSPDAEDTVEAMCEAAVQAGLNAICFTDHVDFEPRDASHGYLRFDAYRKALEEAAAKWQGVLEVRMGIEADYQVWYTNELREFLSGRNLDFVLGSVHWVESLSATGEVFDRYGLEESCRRYLQNVLGLARSGLYDSLAHLDFIKRYAFERYGKAPLEAFADEIEAILKALIDNGTALEINTSGLRRPVHETLPGVETLRLYRRLGGELVTFGSDAHRVQHAGFAIPYAVDLARSIGFRYVTVFRGRKPVFISLE is encoded by the coding sequence ATGTCTTGCAGTAAGTTGGTTGATTCCAGTTTAGCCCCGTTCGTAGACTTCCATGTTCACTCCACGTTTTCTCCTGACGCGGAAGACACCGTGGAAGCGATGTGTGAGGCCGCGGTGCAGGCTGGGCTGAATGCGATCTGCTTCACGGACCACGTCGACTTCGAGCCGAGGGATGCTAGCCACGGCTACCTGCGTTTTGACGCATACCGGAAGGCCTTGGAGGAAGCCGCGGCGAAATGGCAGGGCGTCCTGGAGGTGAGGATGGGAATCGAGGCCGACTACCAGGTTTGGTACACGAACGAGCTCCGGGAGTTTCTCTCAGGCCGTAACCTGGATTTTGTTCTCGGGTCCGTCCACTGGGTCGAGAGCCTGTCCGCGACAGGGGAGGTCTTCGATCGCTATGGACTTGAAGAGTCCTGCCGCCGCTATTTGCAAAACGTGTTGGGGCTCGCCCGGTCGGGGTTGTACGATTCCCTCGCTCACCTCGATTTCATCAAGAGATATGCTTTCGAAAGATACGGCAAGGCTCCCCTCGAGGCGTTCGCGGACGAGATCGAGGCCATTCTGAAGGCGCTCATAGATAATGGGACCGCGTTGGAGATAAACACGTCGGGCCTCAGGCGCCCGGTTCATGAGACTCTCCCGGGCGTGGAGACGCTCAGGCTCTACCGCAGGCTGGGAGGTGAGCTCGTGACGTTCGGGTCGGACGCCCACCGCGTGCAGCACGCCGGTTTCGCCATACCTTACGCAGTCGATCTCGCGAGGTCCATCGGTTTCCGGTATGTCACTGTTTTCCGCGGCAGAAAGCCAGTATTTATCAGTTTAGAGTAA
- a CDS encoding alpha/beta-type small acid-soluble spore protein, producing MPARKNRPAAKGAKRPLDVLKFEVAREMNLPQEVYQHGYWGNLSSRECGAVGGRMVKRMIEAAEKAIAEQVAAEAVAGFRSGLGLPLTGGGVTDAVEPGTTSRVREAEGETSPEV from the coding sequence ATGCCGGCCAGGAAGAATCGGCCTGCCGCGAAGGGCGCGAAACGCCCGCTCGACGTGCTGAAGTTCGAGGTTGCGCGCGAGATGAACCTTCCTCAAGAGGTCTATCAGCATGGCTACTGGGGCAATCTTTCGTCCAGGGAATGCGGTGCTGTCGGGGGGCGCATGGTCAAGAGAATGATCGAAGCAGCCGAGAAAGCCATCGCCGAGCAAGTGGCAGCCGAGGCTGTGGCCGGATTCCGGTCCGGCCTGGGGCTACCTCTGACTGGTGGCGGCGTGACCGACGCCGTTGAGCCCGGCACCACGAGCCGGGTGCGCGAGGCCGAAGGGGAGACCTCACCCGAGGTCTGA
- a CDS encoding alpha/beta-type small acid-soluble spore protein — MARGAARRNRPVVPNALAALDRFKYEIANELNLPSNIINSGYWGTLPSAQCGAVGGHMVRRMIEAAERSLVEGTVAGVRAGFQAGLAQPTSQQPTQTGYGVGQAQAGYNQPLPM; from the coding sequence ATGGCACGAGGCGCGGCCAGAAGGAATCGCCCAGTTGTCCCCAACGCCCTCGCGGCGCTTGACAGGTTCAAGTATGAGATAGCCAACGAGCTGAACCTGCCCAGCAACATCATCAACTCGGGTTACTGGGGTACGCTGCCTTCCGCTCAGTGCGGGGCTGTTGGTGGACACATGGTGCGCAGGATGATCGAGGCCGCCGAGCGGTCCCTGGTTGAGGGAACGGTGGCCGGTGTGAGGGCCGGGTTCCAAGCCGGGCTCGCTCAGCCTACTAGTCAGCAGCCCACCCAAACCGGGTACGGCGTCGGGCAGGCTCAGGCAGGCTACAACCAGCCTCTCCCGATGTAG
- a CDS encoding FAD-dependent oxidoreductase — MGKRIFVVGGVAGGAGAAVKARRVSEDADIVVLERTPYVSWANCGLPYYIGGIIRQRDDLFVVTPERLASRFNIDVRTRHEVLAIDRARRRVSVRNLETGDAWEEPYDALILATGSEPARPPIRGLEGCSRVFTLVSMEDGDRLRGFLDERKPTNAVVIGGGFIGLEAADALLERGLDVTLVEMMDQLLPPVDREMAEPLAAHLRDKGARVLLGEKVAAVTQRGGAGGDGAGASGLQLELASGDTVACDFVVSAAGVTPRLDLARQAGLAIGRAGGVVVNDRMQTSDPSIYAAGDICEIKHLVTGKPVRVPLAGPANKQARVAGANAAGGNMRYAGSLGTMVVKVGDLSIAKTGLSEREASSEGIPHYVSYTHSQHHAGYYPGARMMTIKLVADRFTGRLLGAQIVGGAGVDKRIDVIATAIQARMTVEDLEDLDLSYAPPYSSAKDPVNVAGFVAANIHRGEVDTIEPDDLMDLLEREEIQLVDVRTPGERNRLGAIPGSRLMPVDELRARVGELDPRKKTVVYCAVGYRSYLAYKILKQRGFENVSHLAGGFDAWKMFGGKR; from the coding sequence GTGGGGAAGCGGATCTTTGTGGTGGGTGGCGTTGCCGGCGGGGCAGGCGCAGCTGTGAAGGCGCGGCGAGTGTCCGAGGACGCGGACATAGTGGTCTTGGAGCGCACGCCTTACGTCTCATGGGCGAATTGCGGCCTGCCCTACTACATAGGGGGGATCATCCGGCAACGAGACGACCTATTCGTCGTTACCCCGGAGCGCCTGGCCTCAAGGTTCAATATCGATGTCCGGACGCGTCACGAGGTCCTGGCGATCGACAGGGCACGCAGGAGGGTGTCTGTCCGCAACCTCGAGACGGGAGACGCGTGGGAAGAGCCCTACGACGCCCTTATCCTAGCCACCGGCAGCGAGCCCGCCCGTCCGCCGATACGCGGGCTGGAGGGCTGTTCCAGGGTGTTCACCCTCGTATCGATGGAGGACGGGGACAGGCTTCGAGGCTTTCTTGACGAGCGCAAACCGACCAACGCAGTGGTGATCGGGGGCGGGTTCATCGGCCTTGAGGCTGCGGACGCGCTTCTCGAGCGGGGGCTCGACGTCACGCTGGTGGAGATGATGGACCAGCTGTTGCCGCCGGTGGATAGGGAGATGGCCGAGCCCCTCGCGGCCCACCTGAGGGACAAGGGCGCCCGCGTGCTGCTTGGGGAGAAGGTCGCCGCAGTGACGCAACGCGGTGGCGCGGGCGGCGATGGTGCGGGCGCGAGCGGCCTCCAGCTGGAGTTGGCGAGCGGGGACACGGTTGCATGCGACTTCGTGGTGTCCGCTGCCGGGGTTACGCCGCGGCTGGACCTCGCTAGGCAGGCGGGACTTGCTATCGGCCGAGCCGGTGGCGTCGTTGTGAATGACAGGATGCAGACGAGCGATCCGAGCATATACGCGGCCGGGGACATATGTGAGATAAAGCACCTCGTGACCGGAAAACCGGTCCGCGTGCCGCTTGCCGGGCCGGCGAACAAGCAAGCCAGGGTTGCTGGCGCGAACGCCGCTGGTGGCAACATGCGCTACGCTGGCTCGCTTGGTACCATGGTTGTTAAGGTGGGCGACCTGAGCATAGCGAAGACCGGCCTTTCCGAGAGAGAGGCGTCCTCGGAAGGCATCCCGCATTATGTTTCATATACACACTCTCAACACCACGCCGGATACTACCCCGGCGCGCGTATGATGACCATTAAGCTCGTTGCGGACAGGTTCACCGGACGGCTGTTGGGGGCGCAGATCGTGGGCGGCGCGGGCGTCGATAAGCGGATAGACGTCATTGCCACGGCGATCCAAGCTCGCATGACGGTGGAGGACCTTGAAGACCTTGACCTCTCGTACGCCCCGCCGTATTCGTCGGCGAAAGACCCAGTCAACGTGGCGGGGTTCGTGGCCGCGAATATCCACAGGGGGGAAGTCGATACGATCGAACCTGACGATCTCATGGACCTCCTCGAGCGTGAGGAGATCCAGCTCGTGGACGTCCGGACCCCAGGCGAGCGCAACAGGTTGGGCGCAATCCCGGGGTCGCGCCTGATGCCCGTCGACGAGCTGCGGGCACGTGTCGGCGAGCTTGACCCACGCAAGAAGACCGTAGTATACTGCGCCGTCGGGTACCGCTCGTATCTTGCGTACAAGATCCTAAAGCAGCGGGGCTTCGAAAACGTCTCGCACCTGGCAGGCGGGTTTGACGCGTGGAAGATGTTTGGCGGGAAACGCTAG
- a CDS encoding glycosyltransferase has protein sequence MARTIRTATRSLNDYAKVAGESVLEEIRALAEPLRGAEVLHINSTAYGGGVAEILNTIVPLMKDIGLAATWSVIEAPPEFFEFTKALHNALQGMAGQDLVSGLDTYLGVNEREAASFSRLGNPDFVIVHDPQPAPLAAHLRDKFGPKTKWIWRCHIDLSSPAEEAWSLLRPFVERYDAAIFTMPAYAKEGLRVRRLAVIPPSIDPLSPKNVEMPLQTAKRIVAGYGLDPSRPIVVQVSRFDPWKDPLGVIDAYRIVKHEIPAVQLALIGSMAADDPEGMAYYRMSVEHAAGDPDVHVLSNLNGVGNADVNAFQTAADVVVQKSVREGFGLTVSEGLWKARPVVAGNVGGIPLQVEDGKSGFLVSSVEECAQRILYLLANPAKAQEMGACGKDHVRRHFLSTRHLTDYLTLFKALAEGSDSAARESTV, from the coding sequence ATGGCAAGGACGATCAGAACTGCGACTAGGTCCCTGAATGATTACGCGAAGGTCGCGGGAGAAAGCGTGCTCGAGGAGATAAGAGCGCTTGCCGAGCCGCTCAGAGGAGCGGAGGTCCTTCACATCAACTCCACAGCCTACGGCGGAGGCGTGGCTGAGATCTTGAACACGATCGTGCCCCTGATGAAGGACATCGGCCTTGCGGCCACGTGGTCAGTGATCGAAGCTCCGCCCGAATTCTTCGAGTTCACCAAGGCCCTGCACAATGCGCTGCAAGGCATGGCAGGCCAGGACCTCGTGTCAGGGCTGGACACGTACCTGGGTGTAAACGAGCGGGAGGCTGCGTCATTCTCGAGACTGGGCAACCCCGACTTCGTGATCGTACACGATCCCCAGCCAGCCCCTCTTGCGGCCCACCTTCGAGACAAGTTCGGACCGAAGACGAAGTGGATCTGGCGGTGCCACATCGACCTTTCGAGCCCCGCAGAAGAGGCGTGGAGCCTCCTGCGGCCGTTCGTGGAGCGCTATGACGCGGCGATATTCACGATGCCGGCGTACGCTAAGGAGGGCCTCCGCGTGCGCCGACTAGCCGTGATCCCGCCGTCCATCGACCCCCTAAGCCCCAAGAACGTGGAGATGCCGCTCCAGACCGCCAAGAGGATCGTCGCTGGATATGGTCTGGACCCGTCCAGGCCCATCGTCGTGCAGGTGTCGCGTTTCGATCCGTGGAAGGACCCGCTTGGGGTGATTGACGCGTACCGCATCGTGAAGCACGAGATCCCCGCGGTGCAGCTGGCCCTGATCGGGTCCATGGCGGCGGACGATCCGGAGGGCATGGCATATTACCGCATGTCGGTGGAACACGCTGCGGGAGACCCAGACGTCCACGTGCTGTCCAACTTGAACGGCGTTGGCAATGCCGATGTGAATGCGTTCCAGACCGCCGCAGACGTAGTAGTCCAGAAATCGGTCCGAGAGGGCTTTGGTTTGACCGTCTCGGAAGGTCTCTGGAAGGCACGCCCAGTGGTGGCTGGCAATGTCGGCGGAATCCCGCTGCAGGTCGAGGACGGGAAGTCCGGCTTTCTCGTGAGCTCGGTGGAGGAATGCGCCCAGAGGATCTTGTACCTTCTTGCAAACCCCGCCAAAGCCCAGGAAATGGGCGCGTGCGGGAAGGACCATGTGAGACGGCATTTCCTTTCCACCCGGCATCTCACAGATTACCTCACGCTCTTCAAGGCTCTTGCGGAAGGCTCGGATTCCGCGGCACGAGAGTCCACCGTCTGA
- a CDS encoding carbohydrate ABC transporter permease has product MASIRPLGEIIHGWWRFESFTPTLRNFVGAWNHPAAPLSQGVVNSMKIALPGTVVPLFVAATAAYGFARFRFAVKTYLFLTIVMLMTIPQQMIAVPIFQIMKNLGLVDTPLGLVLVHSAWGIPWILFFMRNFFSTLPIEVEEAARVDGASDFRVFFQVVLPMCVPALVSAAVLQFMWVWNDFFLALILIYSPEKLLATQRIPLLRGVYHIDWGVLTAGTIIVMLAPVLVFAFLQRYYVKGMVGWVSR; this is encoded by the coding sequence ATGGCCTCGATAAGGCCGCTTGGCGAAATAATCCACGGATGGTGGAGGTTCGAGTCGTTCACGCCCACGCTGCGCAACTTCGTCGGAGCGTGGAACCACCCCGCAGCCCCGCTTTCCCAGGGCGTCGTCAACTCGATGAAGATCGCGCTTCCGGGCACCGTCGTCCCGCTCTTCGTGGCGGCCACTGCGGCATACGGGTTCGCGAGGTTTAGGTTTGCGGTGAAAACCTACCTGTTTCTCACCATCGTCATGCTCATGACCATCCCGCAGCAGATGATCGCCGTCCCGATCTTCCAGATAATGAAGAACCTCGGGCTCGTCGACACGCCTCTCGGGCTGGTTTTGGTCCACTCCGCGTGGGGGATCCCATGGATCCTGTTTTTCATGAGGAACTTCTTCTCCACACTCCCCATCGAGGTCGAGGAGGCCGCACGCGTGGACGGGGCGTCGGACTTCAGGGTGTTCTTCCAGGTAGTGTTGCCCATGTGCGTCCCTGCCCTGGTGTCCGCGGCCGTGCTCCAGTTCATGTGGGTCTGGAATGACTTCTTCCTGGCTCTCATCCTGATATACTCACCCGAGAAGCTTCTCGCCACGCAGCGGATACCGCTTCTCCGGGGGGTCTACCACATCGATTGGGGGGTTCTCACCGCAGGCACCATCATCGTGATGCTCGCGCCCGTTCTCGTATTCGCTTTCCTGCAACGGTACTACGTCAAGGGCATGGTTGGATGGGTTTCTAGATGA